One Lentibacillus cibarius DNA window includes the following coding sequences:
- a CDS encoding 2,3-butanediol dehydrogenase — protein MKAAVWYGKKDLRVEEIELKQTKDTDVKVRVAWAGICGSDLHEYEEGPVFVPNEKEDPLTGEIAPLTMGHEFAGVIEEVGPKVTKYKVGDRVAINPTITYGNKSEDLDPYDGFSFIGLHGDGGFTKYANVPEDNVYLLPESLTLQDGALVEPTAVAVQAVKEGKLQFGDTVAVFGAGPIGLVTIIAAKAAGASKIIALDLSETRIEKAKELGATHVVNSSEQDAVTAIKEIVPDGVDVSFEVAGVAPTFKQAIDATRARGTMVIVSIFAREIEWNPIQLTNTGVKVTSTIAYTPTTFQQTVDLMGTGQLKPQGIITDQIQLDDIVENGFEALTNDKSQAKILVELSGEK, from the coding sequence ATGAAAGCTGCAGTCTGGTATGGAAAAAAAGACTTACGGGTAGAGGAAATAGAACTAAAACAAACGAAAGATACCGATGTTAAAGTAAGGGTAGCTTGGGCAGGTATTTGTGGCAGTGATTTACATGAGTATGAAGAGGGACCGGTGTTTGTACCAAATGAAAAAGAGGATCCGTTAACTGGAGAAATCGCTCCGCTAACCATGGGGCATGAATTTGCGGGTGTTATTGAAGAAGTAGGTCCAAAGGTGACAAAATATAAAGTTGGCGATAGAGTAGCAATTAATCCAACAATCACTTATGGAAATAAGTCGGAAGACCTTGATCCTTATGATGGTTTCAGCTTTATCGGCCTTCACGGTGACGGTGGTTTTACTAAATATGCAAATGTACCAGAAGATAACGTTTATCTACTTCCAGAATCTTTAACACTACAGGATGGAGCTTTAGTAGAACCAACTGCGGTTGCCGTACAAGCTGTAAAAGAAGGGAAACTGCAGTTTGGTGATACGGTAGCTGTATTTGGTGCAGGTCCAATTGGTTTAGTGACAATTATTGCAGCTAAAGCTGCTGGTGCCAGCAAGATTATTGCTTTAGATTTGTCGGAAACTAGAATTGAAAAAGCAAAAGAATTAGGAGCAACCCATGTCGTTAACTCTAGCGAACAAGATGCTGTTACAGCAATCAAGGAAATTGTTCCAGATGGAGTAGATGTTTCCTTTGAAGTTGCCGGAGTAGCACCAACATTTAAACAAGCAATTGATGCAACAAGGGCACGTGGAACAATGGTTATTGTTTCTATATTTGCTAGGGAGATTGAATGGAATCCAATACAGCTTACAAATACAGGTGTAAAAGTTACATCAACAATCGCATATACACCTACTACATTCCAACAAACTGTAGATTTAATGGGAACAGGACAATTAAAACCACAGGGAATTATTACAGACCAAATTCAATTGGATGATATTGTTGAAAATGGATTCGAAGCATTGACAAACGATAAATCACAAGCAAAAATATTAGTGGAATTAAGTGGTGAGAAATAA
- a CDS encoding type 1 glutamine amidotransferase domain-containing protein produces the protein MSRHIAVLVTDMVEEIELTDPVKAYKEAGHTVDIISNEAKKTINGKNGDEIQADRGIDEVNANDYDALLVPGGFSPDLLRINPKNSEFAKTFFQDNKPIFSICHGPQFLVNTDQLKGRELTSFVSVRKDLENAGATVKDEEVIVDGNLVTSRTPDDLPAFNRESLKLLEK, from the coding sequence ATGAGTCGACACATTGCAGTCCTTGTAACAGACATGGTAGAAGAAATTGAATTAACTGATCCTGTGAAAGCTTACAAAGAAGCTGGGCATACGGTAGATATTATCAGTAATGAAGCAAAAAAAACCATCAATGGCAAAAATGGGGACGAAATACAAGCAGATAGAGGTATAGATGAAGTAAATGCAAACGATTATGATGCATTACTCGTACCTGGCGGGTTTTCTCCTGACTTACTACGTATTAATCCGAAGAATAGTGAGTTTGCGAAAACATTTTTCCAAGATAATAAACCCATATTTTCAATTTGCCATGGTCCACAGTTTCTCGTTAATACAGACCAACTAAAAGGTAGAGAGCTAACAAGCTTTGTTTCCGTAAGAAAAGACTTGGAAAATGCAGGAGCAACTGTAAAAGATGAAGAAGTAATCGTAGATGGAAACCTTGTAACAAGCAGAACACCTGATGATCTTCCTGCATTCAATCGCGAATCTCTAAAGCTTTTAGAAAAATAA
- a CDS encoding DUF2207 domain-containing protein, whose product MSNNKKYPWRFAIGGWGAFVVAAILFLIFDYDLYLMLGLLTAAIILTIGNAIYVFYTKRKSRAGEK is encoded by the coding sequence ATGTCTAATAATAAAAAATATCCGTGGCGTTTTGCTATCGGAGGTTGGGGAGCATTTGTTGTGGCAGCTATTTTGTTCTTAATATTTGATTATGATTTATACCTAATGCTTGGACTTTTAACTGCAGCAATAATTTTAACGATTGGGAACGCTATTTATGTGTTTTACACAAAGCGGAAATCAAGGGCAGGGGAGAAATAA
- a CDS encoding type II toxin-antitoxin system PemK/MazF family toxin, translating into MSSRMKQGDVWLADVLFKGTRQTKQRPVIIVGNELALDVDAIIAPVTSQQPRNQFDVVLEYWNEAGLLKPSVARTSKIISVHGSELKRHIGVLHKHDLERVLQMCRKLF; encoded by the coding sequence ATGAGCAGTAGGATGAAGCAGGGTGATGTTTGGTTGGCAGATGTCCTTTTTAAAGGGACTCGTCAAACTAAGCAGCGCCCTGTTATTATTGTCGGAAATGAATTGGCACTGGATGTGGATGCCATTATTGCTCCAGTCACCAGCCAACAGCCACGAAATCAATTTGATGTGGTTTTGGAGTATTGGAACGAGGCCGGGTTATTAAAACCATCTGTGGCTCGTACTTCAAAAATTATTTCTGTGCATGGATCTGAATTAAAACGGCATATAGGTGTATTACATAAGCATGATCTTGAACGAGTACTTCAAATGTGCAGGAAGTTATTTTAG
- a CDS encoding RQC-minor-1 family DNA-binding protein, translating into MSRRVRRVRYQLDTKNIKRLSDSDIRTILRGADPLIMTGGRNLLAKILKGSKEKRVLELNLDDCPVYGAFQSEKLETVKAKIDWMIKNNYLEIEYDYRLPFLVFSEKGWAIERDTYSDELLQQIREIKNPESHDFKEHLLDRDRGMILLLLKKVEQAGDPSFIPSLEEWKKVDYKKVRKEINRVIYSLSEGLS; encoded by the coding sequence ATGTCTCGTAGGGTTCGACGTGTCCGCTATCAGTTAGATACGAAAAATATTAAACGCTTGTCAGACTCAGATATCCGAACCATATTACGTGGTGCGGATCCCTTAATCATGACCGGTGGGCGAAATTTACTTGCAAAAATATTAAAAGGATCGAAAGAGAAAAGAGTATTGGAATTAAATTTGGATGATTGCCCGGTGTATGGTGCTTTTCAAAGTGAAAAACTTGAAACAGTCAAAGCGAAAATTGACTGGATGATCAAAAATAATTACCTGGAAATTGAATATGATTACCGACTACCTTTTCTCGTTTTCTCTGAGAAGGGCTGGGCAATTGAAAGAGATACGTATTCGGATGAATTGCTTCAGCAAATCAGAGAAATTAAGAACCCTGAAAGTCATGATTTTAAAGAGCATTTGCTAGACCGGGATCGCGGCATGATCTTATTGCTATTGAAAAAAGTTGAACAAGCAGGAGACCCTTCTTTCATACCATCTCTTGAAGAATGGAAAAAAGTAGACTATAAAAAAGTACGAAAAGAAATTAATCGGGTGATTTATTCGTTGTCGGAGGGTCTTTCTTAA